In the genome of Streptomyces pactum, one region contains:
- a CDS encoding response regulator transcription factor, which yields MRVLVVEDEQLLADAVATGLRREAMAVDVVYDGAAALERIAVNDYDVVVLDRDLPLVHGDDVCRKVVELGMPTRVLMLTASGDVSDRVAGLEIGADDYLPKPFAFSELIARVRALGRRTTVALPPVLERAGIKLDPNRREVFRDGREIQLAPKEFAVLEVLMRSEGAVVSAEQLLEKAWDENTDPFTNVVRVTVMTLRRKLGEPPVIVTVPGSGYRI from the coding sequence GTGCGTGTACTCGTCGTCGAGGACGAGCAGCTGCTCGCCGATGCGGTGGCCACCGGTCTGCGCCGGGAGGCCATGGCCGTGGACGTCGTGTACGACGGGGCCGCCGCCCTGGAGCGGATCGCGGTGAACGACTACGACGTCGTGGTCCTCGACCGCGACCTGCCCCTGGTCCACGGGGACGACGTGTGCCGCAAGGTCGTGGAGCTGGGCATGCCGACCCGGGTGCTGATGCTCACCGCCTCCGGTGACGTCAGCGACCGGGTCGCCGGGCTGGAGATCGGCGCGGACGACTACCTGCCGAAGCCGTTCGCCTTCAGCGAGCTGATCGCCCGGGTGCGGGCGCTGGGCCGGCGCACCACGGTGGCGCTGCCGCCGGTGCTGGAGCGCGCCGGGATCAAGCTGGACCCGAACCGCCGCGAGGTCTTCCGGGACGGCCGGGAGATCCAGCTCGCACCGAAGGAGTTCGCGGTGCTGGAGGTGCTCATGCGCAGCGAGGGGGCGGTGGTCTCGGCCGAGCAGCTGCTGGAGAAGGCGTGGGACGAGAACACCGACCCGTTCACCAACGTGGTGCGGGTCACGGTGATGACGCTCCGCCGCAAGCTCGGCGAGCCGCCGGTGATCGTCACCGTGCCCGGCTCCGGATACCGGATCTGA
- the dut gene encoding dUTP diphosphatase, producing MTRPPVDVLIRRIDPDVPLPAYGHPGDAGADLVTTEAAELGPGERAVLPTGVSIALPDGYAAFVHPRSGLAARCGVALVNAPGTVDAGYRGEIKVIVVNLDPRESVRFDRFDRIAQLVVQQVEKVRFHEVAELPGSARAGGGFGSTGGHAAVGGSTGGNGYASVGSDREGL from the coding sequence GTGACCCGCCCGCCCGTCGACGTGCTCATCCGCCGGATCGACCCGGACGTCCCGCTCCCCGCCTACGGGCACCCCGGCGACGCCGGGGCCGACCTGGTCACCACCGAGGCGGCCGAGCTCGGCCCCGGGGAGCGCGCGGTGCTGCCGACCGGGGTCTCCATCGCGCTGCCCGACGGGTACGCCGCCTTCGTCCATCCGCGGTCCGGACTGGCGGCCCGTTGCGGTGTGGCGCTGGTGAATGCCCCAGGGACGGTCGATGCCGGGTACCGTGGAGAGATCAAGGTGATCGTGGTCAATCTGGACCCGCGCGAGAGCGTGCGGTTCGATCGTTTCGACCGGATCGCCCAACTGGTCGTCCAGCAAGTCGAGAAGGTGCGCTTCCACGAGGTCGCGGAGCTTCCCGGTTCGGCTCGGGCCGGAGGGGGCTTCGGGTCCACCGGTGGGCATGCAGCGGTGGGCGGCTCGACGGGTGGGAATGGATACGCTTCGGTCGGTTCCGACCGGGAAGGACTGTGA
- a CDS encoding DUF4193 domain-containing protein, whose amino-acid sequence MATDYDTPRKTDDDVNEDSIEELKARRNDKSASTVDVDEFEQAEGLELPGADLSNEELSVRVLPRQQDEFTCMSCFLVHHRSQLAEEKNGQPICRDCAA is encoded by the coding sequence ATGGCAACGGATTACGACACCCCACGCAAGACCGACGACGACGTCAACGAGGACAGCATCGAGGAGCTGAAGGCCCGGCGGAACGACAAGTCCGCGTCCACCGTCGATGTGGACGAGTTCGAGCAGGCCGAGGGGCTGGAGCTGCCCGGTGCGGACCTCTCCAACGAGGAGCTGTCCGTCCGTGTGCTGCCGCGCCAGCAGGACGAGTTCACCTGCATGAGCTGCTTCCTGGTGCACCACCGCAGCCAGCTCGCCGAGGAGAAGAACGGCCAGCCGATCTGCCGTGACTGCGCGGCCTGA
- a CDS encoding sensor histidine kinase — protein sequence MAAIPPPPAAPPRPSWEPHRHHQRRDLLLRPTIRIRLTLLYGGMFLIAGVVLLTIIYLLAADALNDGSRFPFRILELRYEITDDACQLPTSGNNASFNQAVADCMEHQREVALNGLLRRSLLALMGLSVIAFAFGYAMAGRVLSPLGRITRTARQVAGSDLSRRIELDGPDDELKELADTFDEMLERLDRAFTAQQRFVANASHELRTPLAINRTLLEVQLSDPAAPPELVQLGKTLLATNERSEQLVEGLLLLARSDNEIVDRKPVDLAEVATRAVDQVRTEAQAKGVEFRGSRRAVVVQGNGVLLERIALNLVQNAVRYNAPDGWVEVTTEARDGQAELVVTNTGPVVPAYELDNIFEPFRRLRTARTGSDKGVGLGLSIARSVARAHGGRITAQPREGGGLVMRVVLPV from the coding sequence ATGGCCGCCATCCCCCCACCGCCCGCCGCGCCGCCCAGGCCCAGCTGGGAGCCGCACCGCCACCACCAGCGCCGTGACCTGCTGCTGCGGCCGACCATCCGGATACGGCTGACCCTGCTGTACGGCGGGATGTTCCTGATCGCCGGCGTGGTGCTGCTGACGATCATCTACCTGCTGGCGGCCGACGCCCTGAACGACGGGAGCCGCTTCCCCTTCCGCATCCTCGAACTGCGGTACGAGATCACCGACGACGCCTGCCAGCTGCCCACCAGCGGCAACAACGCCTCCTTCAACCAGGCGGTGGCCGACTGCATGGAACACCAGCGCGAGGTGGCGCTCAACGGCCTGCTGCGCCGCTCCCTGCTCGCCCTGATGGGCCTGTCGGTGATCGCCTTCGCGTTCGGTTACGCGATGGCCGGCCGGGTGCTCTCACCGCTGGGCCGGATCACCCGCACCGCTCGCCAGGTGGCCGGTTCCGATCTGTCCCGGCGGATCGAGCTGGACGGTCCGGACGACGAGCTGAAGGAGCTGGCCGACACCTTCGACGAGATGCTGGAGCGGCTGGACCGGGCGTTCACCGCGCAGCAGCGGTTCGTCGCCAACGCCTCGCACGAGCTGCGCACCCCGCTGGCGATCAACCGGACGCTGCTGGAGGTGCAGCTCTCCGACCCGGCCGCCCCGCCGGAGCTGGTGCAGCTGGGGAAGACGTTGCTGGCGACCAACGAGCGCAGCGAGCAGCTGGTGGAGGGTCTGCTGCTGCTGGCCCGCAGCGACAACGAGATCGTGGACCGCAAGCCGGTGGACCTGGCCGAGGTGGCCACCAGGGCGGTGGACCAGGTGCGCACCGAGGCGCAGGCCAAGGGGGTGGAGTTCCGCGGCTCCCGGCGGGCGGTGGTGGTGCAGGGCAACGGCGTGCTGCTGGAGCGCATCGCGCTCAACCTGGTGCAGAACGCCGTCCGCTACAACGCCCCGGACGGCTGGGTGGAGGTCACCACCGAGGCCCGGGACGGCCAGGCGGAGCTGGTGGTGACGAACACCGGGCCGGTGGTTCCGGCGTACGAGCTGGACAACATCTTCGAGCCGTTCCGGCGGCTGCGGACCGCCCGCACCGGCAGTGACAAGGGTGTCGGTCTGGGGCTGTCCATCGCCCGCTCGGTGGCGCGGGCGCACGGCGGCCGGATCACCGCACAGCCGCGCGAGGGTGGCGGTCTGGTCATGCGGGTGGTCCTGCCGGTGTGA
- a CDS encoding DUF3093 domain-containing protein, whose product MQPYEERLTAPRSWWFIAVLVGLAAGVILLPVGPLPMLGGLVGGTALAAVTISAYGSARVRVVADSLVAGDARIPVAALGDAEVLDAEEATAWRTYKADPRAFMLLRSYIPTALRIEVTDPADPTPYVYVSTRDPRRLAAALESVRTGG is encoded by the coding sequence ATGCAGCCTTACGAAGAACGCCTGACCGCGCCCCGTTCCTGGTGGTTCATCGCCGTCCTGGTGGGGCTGGCGGCCGGGGTGATCCTGCTGCCGGTCGGTCCGCTGCCGATGCTGGGCGGTCTGGTCGGCGGCACCGCGCTGGCCGCGGTGACGATCAGCGCCTACGGGTCGGCGCGGGTGCGTGTGGTCGCGGACTCGCTGGTCGCCGGGGACGCGCGCATCCCGGTGGCGGCCCTGGGCGACGCCGAGGTGCTGGACGCCGAGGAGGCGACCGCCTGGCGCACCTACAAGGCCGATCCGCGCGCCTTCATGCTGCTGCGCAGCTACATCCCCACCGCGCTGCGGATCGAGGTGACCGATCCGGCCGACCCCACGCCGTACGTCTACGTCTCCACCCGGGACCCGCGGCGGCTGGCGGCGGCGCTGGAGTCGGTCCGTACCGGCGGCTGA
- a CDS encoding GNAT family N-acetyltransferase: MAAMTELVTAHTSALGPASLAAIRRLLDDAFEGDFSDEDWDHTLGGMHALLWDGDELVAHAALVQRRLLHGGRALRTGYVEGVATRADRRRRGYGSAVMGALDPVLRGAYELGALSAAEEAAALYASLGWQRWQGATSVLAPGGVERTEEDDDSTFVMPLTVPVDLTGELICDWRDGDVW; this comes from the coding sequence ATGGCCGCCATGACCGAATTGGTGACCGCGCACACCTCCGCCCTGGGCCCCGCGTCGCTGGCGGCGATCCGGCGTCTGCTCGACGACGCGTTCGAGGGCGACTTCTCCGACGAGGACTGGGACCACACCCTGGGGGGCATGCACGCGCTGCTGTGGGACGGCGACGAGCTGGTGGCCCACGCCGCGCTGGTGCAGCGCCGGCTGCTGCACGGAGGGCGGGCGCTGCGCACCGGCTACGTGGAGGGCGTGGCGACCCGCGCGGACCGGCGGCGGCGCGGCTACGGCAGCGCCGTGATGGGGGCGCTGGACCCGGTGCTGCGCGGGGCGTACGAGCTGGGCGCGCTGTCGGCGGCCGAGGAGGCGGCCGCCCTGTACGCCTCACTGGGGTGGCAGCGCTGGCAGGGCGCCACGTCGGTGCTGGCGCCGGGCGGGGTGGAGCGCACCGAGGAGGACGACGACTCGACGTTCGTGATGCCGCTGACGGTGCCGGTGGACCTGACCGGGGAGCTGATCTGCGACTGGCGGGACGGTGACGTCTGGTAA
- a CDS encoding DeoR/GlpR family DNA-binding transcription regulator, giving the protein MSRDARWTELLELLVARGRLEVAEAAEALGVSAATVRRDFDRLAEQQMLVRTRGGAVVHGVSYQLPLRYQASRRVTEKQRIAAAVAGLVAPGEAVGLTGGTTTTEVARALAVRPDLADGSPALTVVTNALNIATELAVRPQFKIVLTGGVARPRSYELTGPLAARVLGQLTLDTAVLGVDAFHPEAGAAARDEEEAVINRMLAERAGRVVVAADSTKLGGRAFARICDTDRVDTVVTDTGVAAATAAAFTEAGVTVLTV; this is encoded by the coding sequence ATGTCCCGTGACGCCCGTTGGACGGAACTGCTCGAACTGCTGGTGGCACGCGGCCGGCTGGAGGTCGCGGAGGCGGCGGAGGCGCTCGGCGTCTCCGCGGCGACCGTCCGGCGCGACTTCGACCGTCTGGCCGAGCAGCAGATGCTGGTGCGCACCCGCGGCGGGGCGGTGGTGCACGGGGTCTCCTACCAGCTGCCGCTGCGCTACCAGGCGTCCCGGCGGGTGACCGAGAAGCAGCGGATCGCCGCCGCGGTGGCCGGTCTGGTCGCCCCCGGGGAGGCGGTCGGGCTCACCGGGGGGACCACCACCACCGAGGTGGCCCGGGCGCTCGCGGTCCGTCCGGACCTGGCGGACGGCTCCCCGGCGCTCACCGTGGTCACCAACGCCCTCAACATCGCCACCGAGCTGGCGGTCCGCCCGCAGTTCAAGATCGTGCTGACCGGCGGGGTGGCCCGGCCGCGCTCCTACGAGCTGACCGGTCCGCTGGCCGCCCGGGTGCTCGGGCAGCTCACCCTGGACACCGCCGTGCTGGGGGTGGACGCCTTCCACCCGGAGGCCGGGGCCGCCGCCCGGGACGAGGAGGAGGCGGTCATCAACCGGATGCTCGCCGAGCGGGCGGGGCGGGTGGTGGTCGCGGCGGACTCCACCAAGCTGGGCGGCCGGGCCTTCGCCCGGATCTGCGACACCGACCGGGTGGACACCGTGGTGACCGACACCGGGGTGGCGGCGGCGACGGCCGCGGCGTTCACCGAGGCGGGGGTGACCGTGCTCACGGTCTGA
- a CDS encoding SIS domain-containing protein, with amino-acid sequence MSHVEQELAGQPECWQRAAELAADHAAALPRPGERVAVVGCGTSLYMAQAVAGLRESSGQGETDAWPASEFPAGRGYDRVVALTRSGTTTEVLRLLERLRGTVRTCAVTADPATPVMTLADDTVVLDFADERSVVQTRFATTALTLLRAHLGLHSDAVVADARTALAEPLPEGLERCTQFTFLGRGWTVGLASEAALKMREAALAWTEAYPAMEYRHGPISITAPTTATWMFGEAPPGLADQVRSAGGTWVHGRLDPLAELVRAQRLAVAVAAVRGLDPDAPRNLTRSVILDGS; translated from the coding sequence GTGAGCCATGTGGAACAGGAACTGGCCGGCCAGCCGGAGTGCTGGCAGCGCGCGGCGGAGCTGGCCGCCGACCACGCGGCGGCGCTGCCGCGGCCCGGGGAGCGGGTGGCCGTGGTCGGTTGCGGCACCTCGCTCTACATGGCCCAGGCGGTGGCCGGGCTGAGGGAGTCGTCCGGCCAGGGGGAGACGGACGCCTGGCCGGCCTCGGAGTTCCCGGCCGGCCGCGGCTACGACCGGGTGGTCGCGCTGACCCGCTCCGGCACCACCACCGAGGTGCTGCGGCTGCTGGAGCGGCTCCGCGGCACGGTACGGACCTGCGCGGTGACCGCCGACCCCGCCACCCCGGTGATGACGCTCGCCGACGACACCGTGGTGCTGGACTTCGCCGACGAGCGGTCGGTGGTGCAGACCCGGTTCGCCACCACCGCGCTCACCCTGCTCCGCGCGCACCTCGGGCTGCACTCCGACGCGGTGGTCGCCGACGCCCGGACCGCGCTCGCCGAGCCGCTCCCGGAGGGGCTGGAGCGCTGCACCCAGTTCACCTTCCTCGGGCGGGGCTGGACCGTCGGGCTGGCCAGCGAGGCCGCGCTGAAGATGCGTGAGGCGGCGCTGGCGTGGACCGAGGCGTACCCGGCGATGGAGTACCGGCACGGGCCCATCAGCATCACCGCGCCGACCACCGCCACCTGGATGTTCGGCGAGGCGCCGCCGGGGCTGGCCGACCAGGTGCGGTCGGCCGGCGGGACCTGGGTCCACGGCCGCCTGGACCCGCTGGCCGAACTGGTGCGCGCCCAGCGGCTGGCGGTCGCCGTCGCCGCGGTCCGCGGCCTCGACCCGGACGCCCCCCGCAACCTCACCCGCTCCGTCATCCTCGACGGGTCCTGA
- a CDS encoding response regulator yields the protein MLVVDDEPQIVRALVINLKARHYEVDAAPDGATALRLAAARHPDVVILDLGLPDMDGVEVIRGLRGWTRVPVLVLSARQTSDEKVEALDAGADDYVTKPFGMDELLARLRAAVRRAEPGGHSEAPVIVTTPSFTVDLAAKKVNREGRDVRLTPTEWHLLEVLVRNTGRLVSQKQLLQEVWGPSYGTETNYLRVYMAQLRRKLEADPSHPRHFITEPGMGYRFEG from the coding sequence GTGCTGGTGGTGGACGACGAGCCGCAGATCGTCCGCGCCCTGGTGATCAACCTCAAGGCGCGCCACTACGAGGTGGACGCCGCCCCCGACGGCGCCACCGCGCTCCGGCTCGCCGCCGCCCGCCACCCCGACGTGGTCATCCTCGACCTCGGCCTGCCCGACATGGACGGCGTCGAGGTGATCCGGGGACTGCGGGGCTGGACCCGCGTCCCGGTGCTGGTGCTCTCCGCCCGCCAGACCTCCGACGAGAAGGTGGAGGCGCTGGACGCCGGCGCCGACGACTACGTCACCAAGCCCTTCGGCATGGACGAACTCCTGGCCCGGCTGCGCGCCGCGGTGCGCCGCGCCGAGCCCGGCGGGCACAGCGAGGCGCCCGTGATCGTGACCACCCCGTCGTTCACCGTCGACCTCGCCGCCAAGAAGGTCAACCGCGAGGGACGGGACGTCCGGCTCACCCCCACCGAGTGGCACCTGCTGGAGGTACTGGTCCGCAACACCGGCCGCCTGGTCAGCCAGAAGCAGCTGCTCCAGGAGGTCTGGGGCCCCTCGTACGGCACGGAGACCAACTACCTGCGGGTCTACATGGCACAGCTGCGCCGCAAGCTGGAGGCCGACCCCTCCCACCCACGCCACTTCATCACCGAGCCGGGGATGGGCTACCGGTTCGAGGGCTGA
- a CDS encoding DUF3159 domain-containing protein yields MTSDDKRTSTDQDTAGGDDAAASARGRAAADTALLEAFGGVRGMVDTTVPGLVFVLFYTIKRDIHLAAITALGVTVLLAVARLIRKETLKHAFSGVFGVAFGAVFAMMSGDAKNFYLPGMLYTLGLSVAYILSAVLRFPLIGVLLGPILKENLSWRTRNPGRFTAYTKATWAWGLILLGKSAILFPLYWWGDATQLGWVKVALGIPPFLLCVYLTWIFLAKAPPPIDVIAEMEAEEKAERERERARQAAGAAEASVTQALDEWTDGIVDRARAETAERQQPGPHPAADRPH; encoded by the coding sequence GTGACGTCTGACGACAAGCGGACCTCGACCGACCAGGACACCGCGGGGGGCGACGACGCCGCCGCGAGCGCGCGCGGCAGGGCGGCGGCCGACACCGCGCTGCTGGAGGCGTTCGGCGGGGTCCGCGGCATGGTGGACACCACCGTGCCCGGACTGGTCTTCGTCCTCTTCTACACCATCAAGCGGGACATCCATCTCGCCGCGATCACCGCGCTCGGCGTCACGGTGCTGCTCGCCGTCGCCCGGCTGATCCGCAAGGAAACCCTCAAGCACGCCTTCAGCGGCGTCTTCGGGGTCGCCTTCGGCGCGGTGTTCGCGATGATGTCCGGCGACGCCAAGAACTTCTACCTGCCCGGCATGCTCTACACGCTGGGGCTGTCCGTCGCCTACATCCTCTCGGCGGTCCTCCGGTTCCCGCTGATCGGGGTGCTGCTCGGCCCGATCCTCAAGGAGAACCTCTCCTGGCGGACCCGCAACCCGGGCCGCTTCACCGCCTACACCAAGGCCACCTGGGCCTGGGGCCTGATCCTGCTGGGCAAGTCGGCGATCCTCTTCCCGCTGTACTGGTGGGGCGACGCCACCCAGCTGGGGTGGGTCAAGGTCGCCCTGGGCATCCCGCCGTTCCTGCTCTGCGTCTACCTGACCTGGATCTTCCTGGCCAAGGCGCCGCCGCCGATCGACGTCATCGCCGAGATGGAGGCCGAGGAGAAGGCGGAGCGGGAACGCGAGCGGGCCCGGCAGGCGGCCGGTGCCGCGGAGGCGTCCGTCACCCAGGCGCTCGACGAGTGGACCGACGGGATCGTGGACCGGGCCCGGGCCGAAACGGCGGAGCGGCAGCAGCCGGGCCCGCACCCGGCGGCGGACCGCCCGCACTGA
- a CDS encoding potassium channel family protein, which yields MHIVIMGCGRVGAALAQTLEAKGHTVAVVDRDPTAFRRLGAGFGGRRVTGVGFDQDTLREAGIEEAGAFAAVSSGDNSNIIAARVAREMFGVENVAARIYDPRRAEVYQRLGIPTVATVRWTADQMLRRLLPSGSEALWRDPSGGVQLAEVHTAPAWVGHKISKLQEETGVRVAFLTRLGEAILPTSQTVLQEGDLVHVMMRTEDVERVEAAFARGPEDQR from the coding sequence ATGCACATCGTCATCATGGGCTGCGGCCGGGTCGGTGCCGCTCTGGCCCAGACCCTGGAGGCCAAGGGCCACACCGTCGCGGTGGTCGACCGGGACCCGACGGCGTTCCGCCGGCTGGGTGCCGGGTTCGGCGGTCGCCGGGTGACCGGCGTCGGCTTCGACCAGGACACCCTGCGCGAGGCGGGCATCGAGGAGGCCGGCGCGTTCGCCGCGGTGAGCAGCGGTGACAACTCCAACATCATCGCCGCCCGGGTGGCGCGCGAGATGTTCGGCGTGGAGAACGTCGCGGCCCGGATCTACGACCCGCGGCGGGCCGAGGTCTACCAGCGGCTCGGTATCCCGACCGTGGCCACCGTGCGCTGGACCGCCGACCAGATGCTGCGCCGGCTGCTGCCGTCCGGCTCCGAGGCGCTGTGGCGGGACCCCAGCGGCGGCGTGCAGCTGGCCGAGGTGCACACCGCCCCCGCGTGGGTCGGCCACAAGATCAGCAAGCTCCAGGAGGAGACCGGGGTCCGGGTCGCCTTCCTCACCCGGCTGGGCGAGGCCATACTGCCCACCTCCCAGACGGTGCTCCAGGAAGGCGATCTGGTGCACGTGATGATGCGCACCGAGGACGTCGAGAGGGTCGAGGCGGCCTTCGCGCGGGGCCCGGAGGACCAGCGGTGA
- a CDS encoding potassium channel family protein, with the protein MRVAIAGAGAVGRSIAGELLENGHEVLLIDKAPTAISVERVPQAEWLLADACEITSLDEAALQGCNVVIAATGDDKVNLVVSLLAKTEYGVPRVVARVNNPKNEWLFNESWGVDVAVSTPRLMSALVEEAVSVGDLVRLLRFSHGDANLVELTLPPEAALVGTRVGEVAWPQDTSLVTIIRGTRVLTPSKDDVLEAGDELLFVAAQAREEQLEDLLSVRREDA; encoded by the coding sequence GTGAGGGTTGCCATTGCCGGAGCGGGCGCGGTGGGCAGGTCCATCGCGGGCGAGCTGCTGGAGAACGGCCACGAGGTCCTCCTGATCGACAAGGCGCCGACCGCCATCTCGGTGGAGCGGGTGCCGCAGGCCGAGTGGCTGCTCGCCGACGCGTGCGAGATCACCTCGCTGGACGAGGCGGCGCTGCAGGGCTGCAACGTGGTGATCGCCGCCACCGGTGACGACAAGGTCAACCTCGTCGTCTCCCTGCTGGCGAAGACCGAGTACGGGGTGCCGCGGGTCGTCGCCCGGGTGAACAACCCGAAGAACGAGTGGCTGTTCAACGAGTCGTGGGGCGTCGACGTGGCCGTCTCCACACCGCGGCTGATGTCGGCGCTGGTGGAGGAGGCGGTGAGCGTCGGCGACCTGGTGCGGCTGCTCCGCTTCAGCCACGGCGACGCCAACCTGGTGGAGCTGACGCTGCCGCCGGAGGCGGCGCTGGTGGGCACCCGGGTCGGCGAGGTGGCGTGGCCCCAGGACACCAGCCTGGTCACCATCATCCGCGGGACGCGGGTGCTCACCCCCAGCAAGGACGACGTCCTGGAGGCCGGTGACGAGCTGCTGTTCGTGGCCGCCCAGGCGCGTGAGGAGCAGCTGGAGGACCTGCTGTCGGTCCGGCGCGAGGACGCCTGA
- a CDS encoding PaaI family thioesterase, producing the protein MSGRTTALTPPEDAVPPVRHPDAPAPGEPLGSHYDQCFGCGEEQPHGLRLAATAGEGVSVTATFTVRPAHQGAPGLAHGGVLATALDETLGALQWLLRVIAVTGRLETDFVRPVPVGTELHLEARVTGVHGRKIYSTATGRIGGPDGPVAVRADALFIEVAIDHFIDNGRPEEINAALADPDQVRVARAFEVNP; encoded by the coding sequence GTGAGTGGAAGAACGACTGCGCTGACCCCGCCGGAGGACGCCGTGCCCCCGGTGCGGCACCCCGACGCGCCCGCCCCCGGAGAGCCGCTGGGCTCGCACTACGACCAGTGCTTCGGCTGTGGCGAGGAGCAGCCGCACGGGCTGCGGCTGGCGGCGACGGCCGGTGAGGGGGTGAGCGTGACCGCCACCTTCACCGTGCGGCCCGCGCACCAGGGCGCCCCGGGGCTCGCGCACGGCGGTGTGCTGGCCACGGCGCTGGACGAGACGCTCGGGGCCCTGCAGTGGCTGCTGCGGGTGATCGCGGTGACCGGACGGCTGGAGACCGACTTCGTCCGTCCCGTCCCGGTCGGCACCGAGCTGCACCTGGAGGCCAGGGTCACCGGAGTCCACGGACGCAAGATCTACTCCACCGCGACCGGCCGGATCGGCGGCCCGGACGGGCCGGTGGCGGTCCGCGCCGACGCCCTGTTCATCGAGGTGGCCATCGACCACTTCATCGACAACGGCCGGCCCGAGGAGATCAACGCGGCGCTCGCCGACCCCGACCAGGTCAGGGTCGCCCGCGCCTTCGAGGTGAACCCGTGA
- a CDS encoding DUF3710 domain-containing protein, producing MFGRRRKRSKEDVEEFDATAEESARAEDAADDEAPDEDVPASRVALPPAPRPDGPWDISEVREPGEGRVDLGGLFVPGVQGMELRVEVAGDAIVAATVVLSDSAVQLQAFAAPKNEGIWAEVRDEIAGGITQQGGVVDEVEGPLGWELRAQVPVQLPDGTNGVQVVRFVGVDGPRWFLRGVISGQGAVKPETGSLLEAVFRDTVVVRGDGPMAPRDPIVLKLPDDAQMVADGVQQEEARGSRFAGGADRLQRGPEITEVR from the coding sequence GTGTTCGGACGTCGCCGCAAGCGCAGCAAGGAAGACGTCGAGGAGTTCGACGCCACCGCCGAGGAGTCGGCCCGGGCGGAGGACGCCGCCGACGACGAGGCACCGGACGAGGACGTCCCGGCGAGCAGGGTCGCCCTGCCGCCGGCGCCCCGCCCGGACGGTCCGTGGGACATCTCCGAGGTACGCGAGCCCGGCGAGGGCCGGGTCGACCTCGGCGGGCTCTTCGTCCCGGGCGTGCAGGGCATGGAGCTGCGGGTCGAGGTCGCCGGGGACGCGATCGTCGCCGCGACCGTGGTGCTGAGCGACAGCGCCGTGCAGCTCCAGGCGTTCGCCGCCCCCAAGAACGAGGGCATCTGGGCCGAGGTCCGGGACGAGATCGCCGGCGGCATCACCCAGCAGGGCGGCGTCGTGGACGAGGTCGAGGGGCCGCTCGGCTGGGAGCTGCGGGCCCAGGTGCCGGTGCAGCTGCCGGACGGGACCAACGGCGTGCAGGTGGTCCGCTTCGTGGGCGTGGACGGCCCGCGCTGGTTCCTGCGGGGCGTGATCTCCGGCCAGGGCGCGGTGAAGCCCGAGACCGGCAGCCTGCTGGAGGCCGTGTTCCGGGACACCGTCGTGGTGCGCGGTGACGGTCCGATGGCGCCCCGCGACCCGATCGTCCTGAAGCTGCCCGACGACGCGCAGATGGTGGCCGACGGGGTGCAGCAGGAGGAGGCGCGCGGCTCCCGGTTCGCCGGCGGCGCCGACCGCCTGCAGCGCGGCCCGGAGATCACCGAGGTGCGCTGA